Within the Opitutaceae bacterium TAV5 genome, the region GGCGCCGGCATGGCGGTGCTCGAGGCGGAGGAGGTCGAGCGTGACGTCGAGGGCGTCCTGCTTGCGGCCGAGGCGCATCCAGATCGTGGCGAGCTGGTAGCGGGCTTCGCTCACGGATTCGTCATCGGGCCAGGAGGCGATGAAGGAGGTGAAGCCGGTGGCCGCGTCCTCGAGCCGGTTTTCGCGAAGCCGGGACATGGCGGCCATGAAGTGGGCGCGGGCGCGATCCCCGGGAGCGAGATCGAGAAGGTTGAGCCGGGAAAAAAAGCGGGCGGCGTCGGCGTAGTTGCCGGCGAGGTAGTGCGTCTCGGCGATTTCGAACTGGGCGGTGCGCGCGAGTTGCCGGTAATGCGCGGTCTGCCCGCTGGCGATCCTGAGCGTGCCGTGGATGACGTTGTAGAACTGGTCGATGGCGAGTTTCCAGGCGCCGAGCACACGGAGCACGCGGCCGTGTTCGAGGCACGATTCGGGGAGAAGGCCGGAGGCCGGATGATCCTGGCGGAGTTTTTCGTAAACGGCGGCGGCCTTGACGAGATCGCCCGCTTGGCGATGGGTGCGGGCGAGGCCGAGGAGGGCGTTTTCTTCATCCGCGGCGGACGGATCGCCAAGGAGGATCCGGCGCCAGGCGATTTCGGCGCCGGCGGTGTCTCCTTTGGCAAGGCTGCCGGCCGCGAGCCGGAAGAGGCTGGCGCGTTCCTCCGGTGAAAGGGCGGCGGCGGGCGGCGCGGGAAGAGCGGCGGCAGCATCGGGAACGGCCGGAACTGCGGGCGGGGCGTCGCCGGCCGGGAGGGTTGCTCCGGCAGCGGGAGGCGGGGCCGCGTCCGCACCGGTTTCCGCGAGGACGGCTGCGGGAAGGAGGAAGAACAGGAAAACGGGGACGGCGCGCGCAGGGAGATTCATTGTTGCCGGTAGGTGGCCTTGCTCTCGGGGAGCGGCGGCGGAGGAGGGATGACGGTGAAGGGCGGGCGGAAGTAGAAGAGCGGGTCTTCCGGCAGGGCGTGGCGGCGGAGGTCGTCGCCGAGTATCAGCGGGGCCATGACAGCCGGAGGCGGCGGTTCGCTGCGTGCCTCGACCTTCGCCGCCGGCGCGGCGACGGGCGGCGGGACGGGCGCCGGTGTCGTTTTTTTTATGATACGAGGGAAGTCGACGTTGGCGAGGGCGGGCGGCGCGGGCGCCGGTTTCCGGAGTCGGGCAAAACGCAGGGGAGCAGGCTCGCCGCAGACGAGCCAGGGCAGCGATTGGCCGGAGGGGACGGCGGGCTTCGGCGGGCGGGAAGGCGAGGAGGAGGCGCGATCCGTTTCCGCAGACGGCGCCGCCGCGGTGTCGTCCGGAGACCAGGTGAGGGTCGGGGGCAGCGGCGGGAGGCCGGGCGGCGAATCGTCGGCGGGGAGTTGCCGGGCCTCGTCAGGCCGCAGCGGGTGATCGTAATGCACGGGCGGAACATGCACGACATAGGCGCCGGGCAGGGGG harbors:
- a CDS encoding peptidase C14, producing MSRLPSPPPVSPPPSSSVLRAAWLLPVLLSGPLPGAYVVHVPPVHYDHPLRPDEARQLPADDSPPGLPPLPPTLTWSPDDTAAAPSAETDRASSSPSRPPKPAVPSGQSLPWLVCGEPAPLRFARLRKPAPAPPALANVDFPRIIKKTTPAPVPPPVAAPAAKVEARSEPPPPAVMAPLILGDDLRRHALPEDPLFYFRPPFTVIPPPPPLPESKATYRQQ